In Niallia sp. FSL W8-0635, one genomic interval encodes:
- the cysK gene encoding cysteine synthase A: protein MKLYKSVLELIGNTPTVQLNRIPQKSGAEVYIKLESFNPGGSVKDRAALNMIESAEKEGKLIPGKSTIIEPTSGNTGIGIAMVAAVKGYRCIITMPDNATKERVQILKAYGAEVHLTPGSRRMQGAIDEANRLASDIADSFIPMQFENPANADAHRGTTAVEIYEAFEGKLDALVLTAGTGGTVTGVGEELKKMIPGIKIYVVEPFGSPVLSGGKPGPHKIPGTGPGFIPTILNRDIFDEILLIKDTDAEVMARRLAAEEGIFVGASGASSAHFAVQIAKELPPTAKVLCLAPDTGERYLSSDLFI, encoded by the coding sequence ATGAAGCTATACAAATCGGTACTGGAATTAATAGGAAACACGCCAACAGTACAATTAAATCGAATACCCCAAAAAAGTGGAGCGGAAGTTTATATAAAGTTAGAATCTTTTAATCCTGGTGGTAGTGTTAAAGACCGTGCAGCTTTAAATATGATTGAGAGCGCGGAAAAAGAAGGCAAGCTTATTCCTGGAAAAAGTACGATTATTGAGCCGACATCGGGAAATACAGGAATAGGAATTGCGATGGTAGCAGCAGTTAAAGGCTATCGTTGTATCATTACGATGCCAGATAATGCCACAAAAGAACGGGTGCAAATTTTAAAAGCATATGGAGCAGAGGTTCATTTAACACCAGGAAGCAGACGTATGCAAGGGGCGATTGATGAGGCAAATCGTTTAGCTAGTGATATTGCAGATAGCTTTATTCCAATGCAATTTGAAAATCCAGCAAATGCTGATGCTCATCGTGGAACGACAGCTGTTGAAATTTATGAAGCTTTTGAAGGTAAGTTAGATGCATTAGTATTAACTGCTGGTACTGGCGGAACTGTTACAGGAGTCGGCGAAGAATTAAAGAAAATGATTCCTGGTATAAAAATATATGTCGTAGAGCCATTTGGTTCCCCGGTATTGTCAGGGGGGAAACCAGGACCGCATAAAATTCCTGGAACAGGCCCTGGATTTATCCCTACCATCTTGAATCGTGATATTTTTGATGAAATATTACTGATTAAAGATACTGATGCGGAAGTAATGGCAAGACGACTTGCTGCGGAAGAAGGTATTTTTGTAGGAGCATCAGGTGCTTCAAGTGCGCATTTTGCTGTGCAAATTGCAAAGGAACTTCCTCCGACAGCGAAAGTGCTTTGCTTAGCACCAGATACAGGAGAGCGTTATTTATCATCGGATTTATTTATCTAA
- a CDS encoding SulP family inorganic anion transporter produces the protein MKWSLVDNRFAHYSFSSLRKDITSGIIVGIIAIPLGMAFAIASGVKPEYGIYTTIIAGILISLLGGSKFQIGGPTGAFIPIVLGVVLSYGFENLLIAGFLAGIMLILFGVFKLGSLIKYIPRSVTIGFTSGIAVIIFTGQISNFLGLRDIEKHEAFLANMGEILQQIDTVSLYSVLTAVICLVIILMSPKWFPKLPGPLIGLVISTIIATIFYPSEIATIDSMYGGIPNTLPSLHLPALTWDRITFLIQPAFVIAILGAIESLLSAVVADGMTNSKHNSNKELIGQGIANMIAPLFGGIPATGAIARTATNIKSGAVSPLSGVIHGFVVLLILLVLAPFAGKIPLASMAPLLMVVAWNMSEQKSFRTILKTKTGDSLVLSVTFLLTVFFDLTTAVEIGLFLAIIIFTKRMSDIMKTSQVLPSHLNKLEKIEKKQSNGCPQISIFDVEGPLFFGAAQAFEQTLLHSIHHKPKILILRMGKVPFMDLTGEAYFSNIVHSFSKHGKVLICGINAQPESILRKTGLFEKIGVNHFFLHTGEAIDYGLLLINKHQCHDCKHFAFQECEAFSNLQEQKINKTSIAIK, from the coding sequence ATGAAATGGAGTTTGGTTGACAATCGATTTGCTCACTATTCATTTTCATCTTTAAGAAAAGATATTACATCTGGAATTATTGTTGGTATCATCGCAATTCCCTTGGGAATGGCTTTTGCGATTGCATCAGGTGTAAAGCCTGAATACGGAATTTATACAACAATAATTGCCGGCATTCTTATTTCCTTATTAGGAGGATCTAAGTTTCAAATTGGTGGTCCAACTGGTGCTTTTATTCCTATTGTGCTTGGTGTCGTACTCAGCTATGGCTTTGAAAATCTGTTAATTGCAGGATTCTTAGCCGGCATTATGTTAATTTTATTTGGCGTATTTAAACTTGGTTCCCTCATTAAATATATTCCTAGATCTGTAACCATTGGCTTTACTTCCGGAATTGCCGTTATCATTTTCACAGGCCAAATTTCCAATTTTTTAGGATTACGAGATATTGAAAAACATGAAGCGTTCCTAGCTAACATGGGAGAAATCTTACAGCAAATCGATACCGTTAGTCTTTATAGTGTTCTTACAGCTGTAATTTGCCTCGTGATTATTCTTATGTCACCTAAATGGTTTCCAAAATTACCTGGGCCATTAATAGGATTAGTTATTTCTACTATTATTGCAACCATTTTTTATCCTAGTGAAATTGCTACTATAGATTCTATGTATGGCGGCATTCCGAATACGTTACCATCCCTTCACCTTCCTGCTTTAACTTGGGACCGGATTACATTTTTAATACAACCCGCTTTTGTTATTGCGATTCTTGGTGCCATCGAGTCCCTATTATCTGCAGTTGTCGCAGATGGAATGACAAACAGCAAACATAATAGTAATAAAGAATTAATTGGACAAGGAATCGCTAATATGATTGCTCCCTTATTCGGTGGTATTCCAGCTACAGGTGCCATTGCTCGAACAGCTACTAATATAAAAAGCGGGGCAGTTTCTCCTCTATCCGGAGTCATTCATGGTTTCGTAGTTCTTTTGATTCTATTAGTTCTTGCACCTTTTGCAGGAAAAATCCCACTCGCAAGCATGGCTCCCTTATTAATGGTAGTTGCGTGGAATATGAGTGAACAAAAATCATTTCGCACAATTCTTAAAACAAAAACAGGAGACTCCCTTGTTTTAAGCGTTACTTTTCTACTAACCGTCTTTTTCGACTTAACGACTGCAGTAGAAATAGGCTTGTTTTTAGCTATTATTATCTTTACTAAACGTATGAGTGATATAATGAAAACATCTCAAGTGCTGCCTAGTCACTTAAATAAATTGGAAAAAATAGAAAAAAAACAATCAAATGGATGTCCGCAAATTAGCATTTTCGATGTAGAGGGACCGTTATTTTTTGGAGCAGCTCAAGCATTTGAACAAACCCTATTGCATTCCATTCATCACAAGCCTAAGATATTAATTCTTCGAATGGGAAAAGTTCCTTTCATGGATTTAACGGGAGAGGCCTATTTCTCTAACATTGTTCACAGCTTTTCCAAACATGGGAAAGTTCTAATTTGTGGAATTAATGCTCAACCAGAAAGCATTTTGCGAAAAACTGGCTTGTTTGAAAAAATTGGTGTAAATCATTTCTTTCTGCACACAGGAGAGGCGATTGACTATGGCTTACTCCTTATAAATAAGCATCAATGTCATGACTGCAAACATTTTGCTTTTCAAGAGTGCGAAGCATTTTCCAATCTACAAGAACAAAAAATAAATAAAACATCGATAGCAATTAAGTAA
- a CDS encoding zinc-dependent alcohol dehydrogenase produces the protein MKAVTFQGTKDVQVKQVEDAKLQKKDDIVVRITSTAICGSDLHIYQGALPAEKDYVIGHEPMGIVEEVGPEVTRVKKGDRVVLPFNISCGHCYYCEHEMESQCDNANPNKDIADTGAYFGFTERYGDYQGGQAELLRVPFGNFVPFVIPKSCELEDEALLFMSDVLPTAYWSVENSGVKDGDTVIVLGCGPVGLMTQKFAWMKGAKRVIAVDNIPYRLNHAQKMNQVEIVNFDNHEDTGNYIKELSSGGADVVIDCVGMDGKKTPMEVIGQKLKLQGGTLSAIEIGMNAVRKFGTMHLTGVYGSKYNMFPLGNIFERNITVKTGQAPVIHYMPMLFDWITDGKIDPTEIITHRISLDDASNAYQMFNDHEDEVIKVILKP, from the coding sequence ATGAAGGCTGTCACTTTTCAAGGAACTAAGGATGTGCAAGTAAAGCAAGTAGAAGATGCGAAGCTCCAAAAGAAAGATGATATTGTTGTTCGTATTACATCAACGGCTATTTGTGGTTCGGATCTACATATTTATCAAGGAGCGTTACCTGCTGAAAAAGACTATGTAATTGGGCATGAACCAATGGGTATTGTAGAAGAGGTAGGTCCAGAAGTAACGAGAGTTAAAAAAGGAGATCGCGTAGTGCTTCCGTTTAATATTTCTTGTGGACATTGCTATTATTGTGAGCATGAAATGGAAAGTCAGTGTGATAATGCAAATCCAAATAAGGATATTGCCGATACGGGAGCATATTTTGGTTTTACAGAGAGGTACGGTGATTATCAAGGAGGACAAGCGGAACTATTACGTGTCCCATTTGGAAATTTTGTGCCTTTTGTTATTCCAAAATCTTGTGAATTAGAGGATGAAGCACTATTGTTTATGTCTGATGTTCTTCCAACAGCTTATTGGAGCGTTGAAAATTCAGGAGTAAAGGATGGAGATACGGTTATTGTATTAGGCTGCGGTCCTGTCGGCTTAATGACTCAAAAGTTTGCTTGGATGAAAGGAGCGAAGCGGGTTATTGCTGTCGATAACATTCCTTATCGCTTAAACCATGCACAAAAAATGAATCAAGTAGAAATTGTTAATTTTGATAATCATGAGGATACAGGTAACTATATAAAGGAATTATCTTCTGGTGGTGCAGATGTAGTGATAGATTGTGTAGGAATGGATGGAAAGAAAACTCCTATGGAAGTAATCGGGCAAAAATTAAAGCTCCAAGGAGGAACACTTAGTGCTATTGAAATCGGAATGAATGCAGTGCGCAAGTTCGGTACCATGCATTTAACAGGGGTTTATGGCTCGAAGTATAATATGTTTCCATTAGGAAATATTTTTGAACGAAACATTACGGTAAAAACAGGGCAGGCGCCAGTTATTCATTATATGCCAATGCTCTTTGATTGGATTACGGATGGAAAAATTGATCCGACAGAAATCATTACCCATCGCATTTCTTTGGATGATGCAAGTAACGCCTACCAGATGTTTAATGATCATGAGGATGAAGTTATTAAGGTTATTCTTAAACCTTAA
- a CDS encoding four-carbon acid sugar kinase family protein, whose protein sequence is MVKRKTLAFYGDDFTGSTDAMEALHQYGWRTILFLEPPNDDMLELFKDADCIGVAGTARAKNRTGMEEELRPVFERFKVLNPYYVHYKVCSTFDSAPDVGSIGFAGDLARKYFDKGTYPVLVGAPTLGRYTVFGNHFANFYGTIYRLDQHPVMSKHPSTPMDEANLKSHLEKQTKQSIGNITILDMEETATDSHVLDCEKDMMIYDALDDKHIAWFGEVLKENKKEDSLFVIGSSGVEYALGKVLEKENMGVESKLKPKSDIEEMFVVSGSVSEVTKRQLEEAEQAGFYMIQVPYQLLSETELPEEFLNGIVETIRAEKKAILYTAKGIEDTSIQATKEHLVKHGIAKEDIGRLIGKQLGKWTKYIMENMELKRIVVSGGDTSGFVTSQLGIFGLEVLDSIAPGAPLCRAYSDDERFNNLEIALKSGQLGGENFFENVFMSGKRRFND, encoded by the coding sequence ATGGTTAAACGTAAGACTCTTGCCTTTTATGGGGATGACTTCACAGGATCTACAGATGCTATGGAGGCGTTACACCAATATGGATGGAGGACAATTCTCTTTCTAGAACCACCTAATGATGACATGCTTGAGCTTTTTAAGGATGCTGATTGCATCGGTGTTGCAGGTACAGCGAGAGCCAAAAATAGAACTGGCATGGAAGAGGAATTACGTCCAGTGTTTGAAAGGTTTAAAGTTTTAAATCCTTACTATGTCCATTATAAAGTGTGTTCTACATTCGATTCTGCTCCAGACGTAGGCAGTATTGGATTTGCTGGTGATCTTGCACGAAAATATTTTGACAAGGGAACCTATCCTGTTTTGGTAGGTGCCCCAACTTTAGGACGCTACACGGTATTTGGTAATCACTTTGCAAACTTTTATGGTACTATATACCGACTCGATCAACATCCAGTTATGTCAAAGCATCCTTCCACACCGATGGATGAAGCAAATCTGAAGAGTCATCTGGAGAAGCAAACCAAGCAAAGTATTGGTAATATAACAATACTTGACATGGAGGAAACTGCTACTGATTCACATGTACTAGATTGCGAGAAAGATATGATGATTTATGATGCTCTTGATGATAAACATATTGCATGGTTTGGAGAGGTACTGAAAGAAAATAAGAAAGAAGATTCTTTATTCGTAATTGGTTCGTCTGGTGTTGAGTATGCCTTAGGTAAGGTTTTGGAGAAAGAGAATATGGGAGTAGAATCTAAATTAAAACCTAAGAGTGATATAGAAGAAATGTTTGTCGTATCAGGGAGTGTTTCTGAAGTTACTAAACGTCAATTAGAAGAAGCAGAGCAAGCAGGTTTTTATATGATTCAGGTTCCATACCAGCTTTTAAGTGAAACGGAATTACCTGAGGAATTCCTAAATGGAATAGTGGAAACCATTCGTGCAGAGAAAAAAGCTATCTTATACACTGCAAAAGGAATAGAGGATACTAGCATACAGGCAACTAAAGAGCATTTAGTTAAGCATGGAATAGCCAAAGAGGATATTGGAAGACTAATTGGTAAACAGCTAGGTAAATGGACAAAATATATAATGGAAAACATGGAATTAAAACGCATTGTCGTTTCTGGTGGCGATACATCTGGATTTGTTACTTCACAGCTAGGTATTTTCGGACTAGAAGTATTAGATTCTATTGCTCCAGGTGCACCGCTTTGCAGAGCATATTCTGATGATGAACGCTTTAATAATCTCGAGATTGCGCTGAAAAGTGGTCAACTAGGTGGAGAAAACTTTTTTGAGAATGTGTTTATGTCAGGTAAGAGAAGATTTAATGATTAG
- a CDS encoding NusG domain II-containing protein, with protein MRKYSKMIKPFDIIMVVILLVISFVPMAVFAMNQSKEDEGNKVIAIITQDGQIIREVELTGHMENEQFMIKGKGKQYNLIEVENEQIRIKEDNSPDQIGVKMGWKGIPGQTIICLPHKVLIEIVAEKPDEIEEDGLILSH; from the coding sequence ATGAGAAAATACTCTAAGATGATAAAACCCTTTGATATTATAATGGTCGTTATCCTCCTAGTCATTTCATTTGTACCAATGGCCGTATTTGCGATGAATCAAAGCAAGGAAGATGAAGGTAACAAAGTAATCGCAATTATTACACAGGACGGTCAAATCATTCGTGAAGTAGAATTAACTGGTCATATGGAAAATGAGCAATTTATGATTAAAGGAAAAGGCAAACAATATAATTTAATTGAAGTGGAAAATGAGCAAATCAGAATTAAAGAAGATAATAGTCCAGACCAGATTGGCGTCAAAATGGGCTGGAAGGGCATACCTGGTCAAACCATCATTTGCTTGCCACATAAAGTATTAATCGAAATTGTCGCAGAAAAACCAGATGAGATAGAAGAGGATGGATTGATATTATCTCATTGA
- a CDS encoding lysozyme family protein: MKRKRKSATNTIIVIIMVIYFGYLFTYSTIKQNNEQRLLKYLPNITNELESNKLNAEELAPILLAIMDQESHGKGNDPMQSSESAGLKRNAIEDPSESIKQGVFHFAEMYKYGQKQGVDMETIIQSYNMGPGYIDFIVSNNQVKHSEESAKTYSEYMVERSPTIYTCNNDKLNFRYPYCYGDFTYAEKVTSRVEEMSSMIEEYARKL; encoded by the coding sequence ATGAAAAGAAAAAGAAAATCTGCAACGAATACTATTATTGTCATAATAATGGTTATATACTTCGGCTATTTATTTACTTATAGTACAATCAAACAGAATAATGAACAAAGATTGTTGAAATATTTACCTAACATTACGAATGAATTAGAATCAAATAAGTTAAATGCAGAGGAACTGGCGCCAATTTTACTTGCCATCATGGATCAAGAAAGTCATGGAAAAGGAAATGATCCAATGCAATCCTCAGAATCAGCAGGATTAAAAAGAAATGCAATTGAAGATCCGTCAGAAAGTATTAAGCAGGGCGTTTTTCATTTTGCAGAAATGTACAAGTACGGCCAAAAGCAAGGGGTCGATATGGAAACAATTATTCAGAGCTATAATATGGGGCCAGGTTATATTGATTTTATTGTCAGTAATAATCAAGTCAAACATAGTGAGGAATCTGCAAAGACCTATTCAGAATATATGGTTGAACGATCACCAACGATTTATACTTGTAATAATGACAAGTTGAATTTTAGATACCCATATTGCTATGGTGACTTTACTTATGCGGAAAAAGTAACATCTAGGGTGGAAGAAATGAGCAGTATGATTGAAGAATATGCTCGGAAATTATAG
- a CDS encoding ABC1 kinase family protein: MGVSKRVRQMKRYRKITSILARNGIGFFSNKMGLEEKFFFHKDHPPKSTGRRIRLVLEELGTTFIKLGQIASTRPDLIPPEIINELKELQDQVPPFTYDEAVRILEEELGHSIDHLFKHFSETPLAAASIGQVHKAILKDGTHVAVKIQRPNIHAIIETDLEIIADLARIAENTWAWAKQYGLREIVDELAKGLLIELNYGIEARNMERFLEQNKPLGYVVIPSVYWDYSTKKVLTMDYIEGIKLSDHKRLDDAGIDRELLAERLAYIIFYQILEVGHFHADPHPGNVLALEDGRIVLLDFGMVGQLSSYTKKNFASFVVALRNKSTKGIIRAISDLGMIPENVDIRKLTADVEEMRDKYYDIPLQEVSVGEAINDLFFIAFRHNIRIPSELTLLGKSLMTMEGVVVALDPTFSVFDVAEPFGRKLFLDRLKPWKIVKSIVEEIPEYYASIKEIPLTVKQFIGILRKGKVEVEFTSPQLDLLIKKIDRFSNQIAFSIVLLALSIVMVGLIIGVALSGVQTVLWKFPIIEIGFSIAMLMVAWLIYSIFRSGRF, from the coding sequence ATGGGTGTAAGTAAACGCGTTAGACAGATGAAAAGATATCGGAAAATCACGTCTATTCTCGCCCGCAACGGAATAGGCTTTTTTTCCAATAAAATGGGGCTGGAGGAGAAGTTTTTTTTTCACAAAGATCATCCTCCTAAAAGTACAGGACGTCGCATACGCCTAGTTTTAGAAGAATTAGGAACGACCTTTATTAAGCTGGGGCAAATAGCTAGTACTCGTCCGGACTTAATCCCACCAGAAATTATAAATGAGCTAAAAGAGCTGCAGGATCAGGTTCCGCCGTTTACCTATGATGAGGCTGTTCGGATTTTAGAAGAAGAATTAGGCCATTCTATTGATCATTTGTTTAAGCATTTCTCTGAGACACCTTTGGCAGCAGCATCCATTGGTCAAGTGCATAAAGCGATCCTAAAAGATGGGACACATGTTGCTGTAAAGATACAACGTCCTAATATTCATGCAATTATTGAAACAGATTTGGAAATTATCGCTGATTTAGCCCGGATTGCTGAAAATACGTGGGCATGGGCGAAGCAATATGGCCTTCGTGAAATTGTTGATGAATTAGCAAAAGGATTGCTTATCGAATTAAATTATGGAATAGAAGCCCGAAATATGGAACGCTTTTTAGAGCAGAATAAACCTTTAGGGTATGTTGTCATCCCGTCTGTTTACTGGGACTATTCCACAAAAAAAGTATTGACGATGGATTATATAGAGGGAATAAAGCTATCAGATCATAAGCGTCTTGATGATGCAGGGATTGATCGTGAATTACTTGCAGAAAGATTAGCCTATATTATTTTTTATCAGATTTTAGAAGTTGGTCATTTCCATGCAGATCCTCATCCAGGAAATGTACTGGCACTAGAGGACGGCAGAATCGTTTTATTGGACTTTGGAATGGTAGGGCAGCTTTCTTCTTATACGAAAAAGAATTTTGCGTCCTTCGTCGTTGCTCTTCGGAATAAAAGCACAAAAGGGATTATCCGAGCTATTTCTGATTTAGGAATGATTCCAGAAAATGTTGATATTAGAAAATTAACCGCTGATGTGGAAGAAATGCGTGATAAATATTATGATATTCCGTTGCAAGAAGTAAGTGTTGGGGAAGCAATCAATGATTTATTTTTTATTGCATTCCGGCATAATATTCGAATTCCATCTGAATTAACGCTTCTTGGAAAGTCGTTAATGACAATGGAAGGGGTTGTCGTTGCCTTAGATCCTACTTTTAGCGTGTTTGATGTTGCGGAGCCTTTTGGTAGGAAGCTTTTTTTAGATAGGCTGAAGCCTTGGAAAATAGTAAAAAGCATAGTAGAGGAGATTCCAGAATATTATGCTTCTATCAAAGAAATTCCATTGACAGTTAAACAGTTTATCGGAATCCTTCGAAAAGGAAAAGTAGAAGTAGAATTTACATCGCCACAATTGGATTTATTAATTAAAAAGATTGATCGGTTCAGTAACCAGATAGCGTTTAGTATTGTCTTACTTGCACTGAGCATCGTCATGGTTGGTCTAATTATAGGAGTTGCCCTAAGTGGGGTACAAACGGTTCTCTGGAAATTTCCGATTATTGAAATTGGTTTTTCCATTGCGATGCTAATGGTTGCTTGGCTTATTTACTCTATTTTTCGATCGGGTAGGTTTTAG
- a CDS encoding phasin family protein: MRTTIEKALSLGLGLAIAGKEQVEKTVEELVKKGEVSKSESKDLINHLIQRGEEMKGQLEAVAKEKVNAAYGELKLATLEDIKKLEKRIEALERKNFEE; this comes from the coding sequence ATGAGAACAACAATTGAAAAAGCACTTTCCTTAGGTTTAGGTTTAGCGATTGCAGGCAAAGAACAAGTAGAGAAAACAGTGGAAGAATTAGTGAAGAAAGGCGAAGTAAGTAAAAGTGAATCAAAGGATTTAATCAATCATTTGATTCAAAGAGGAGAAGAAATGAAAGGTCAACTGGAAGCAGTTGCGAAAGAAAAGGTTAATGCAGCATACGGAGAATTGAAGTTAGCCACTTTAGAAGATATAAAGAAATTAGAAAAAAGAATTGAGGCATTAGAAAGAAAAAATTTCGAGGAATAA
- a CDS encoding choice-of-anchor I family protein has translation MKNTFAKTISALSVTCLLGFSHYAAPSSVSAATFSDAITVNKIASYSTGLSDKDGGVAEIVKYNPDNQKFYVINGKLQTIDIVDLSSLESNTLQNLSKEKSINIAELLNSDSFQYGDLTSIDINTEKQIVAAAVQDEDYSKNGRIVIMDYDGNILYTFETGVQPDNVVISKDGNFILSANEAEPRLGLENGVDPEGSITIINYETNQANTILFDDTSVIDSDVHIRNNGTIADAVHDLEPEYIGLTKDGKTAFVSLQENNAIAKINVETGKVQSVKSLGFKDHSLPENGLDAARNDKIEIESLPILGVYMPDSIDVVEKDGHTYLLTANEGDATEWEEFVNMEDFKKVKDKIQLDSSLFKGFTKEEAEATFERMKSSGDYDKLEVLTDRGNDAIYTLGGRSFSIWNADTMELVFDSGSEFEEITADRYPDFFNWSNDDDVFEKRSAKKGPEPEDIKVGMIGNELYAFIGLERISGVMTYNISNPANATFANYLNTRDFSQAVSGDVAPEGLSFIPAEDSPTKKPLLLIGNEVSGTVAGNEYQVDPLIPIDSIELNQTTISMEVGQTFQLEASILPENTTDNKELTWKSSNTDVVSVNEEGLATGLTEGTATILVETADKQNQAEATITVKEQQVAEEETPIDTPDDDDKVTLPAESTDEDNGISEEGPVENVADETVDQPEDSLVNKDTTDNSLEENTTGNQLPDTATANYSWLLLGSILLVIGGSSYLLIYRYKKAKTT, from the coding sequence ATGAAAAATACATTTGCAAAAACGATTAGTGCCTTATCAGTAACTTGTTTACTCGGATTTTCTCATTATGCTGCACCATCTTCTGTAAGCGCTGCAACCTTTTCAGATGCAATCACTGTGAACAAAATTGCTTCTTACAGTACTGGTTTATCAGATAAAGATGGTGGTGTAGCTGAAATCGTAAAGTATAATCCAGATAATCAAAAATTCTATGTTATTAATGGAAAGCTCCAAACAATCGATATTGTGGATTTATCTTCTTTAGAATCAAATACACTTCAAAATTTGTCCAAAGAGAAATCTATTAATATTGCAGAACTGCTGAACAGTGATAGCTTTCAATACGGGGACTTAACTAGCATTGATATTAATACGGAGAAACAGATTGTCGCAGCAGCAGTTCAGGATGAAGATTATTCCAAAAATGGACGCATCGTTATCATGGATTATGATGGGAATATCCTATATACATTCGAAACTGGTGTTCAGCCTGATAATGTCGTTATTTCAAAAGACGGCAACTTTATTCTATCTGCAAATGAAGCAGAGCCTAGATTAGGATTAGAGAACGGCGTTGATCCAGAAGGCTCCATTACGATTATTAACTACGAAACTAACCAAGCAAATACGATTCTTTTTGATGATACGAGTGTAATAGACTCCGATGTGCACATCCGAAACAACGGTACCATAGCTGATGCAGTCCACGATTTAGAGCCTGAATACATCGGACTAACAAAGGATGGCAAAACAGCATTCGTTTCTCTCCAAGAAAATAATGCAATTGCCAAAATCAATGTGGAAACTGGAAAAGTACAATCTGTGAAATCATTAGGTTTCAAAGATCACTCTTTACCGGAAAACGGATTGGATGCAGCACGAAATGATAAAATTGAAATCGAATCCTTGCCAATCTTAGGCGTATATATGCCAGACTCGATTGATGTAGTCGAGAAAGATGGCCATACTTATTTATTGACAGCAAACGAGGGCGATGCAACAGAATGGGAAGAGTTTGTTAACATGGAAGATTTCAAAAAAGTAAAAGATAAGATTCAACTAGATTCCTCTCTATTTAAAGGATTTACAAAAGAAGAAGCAGAAGCTACATTCGAGCGCATGAAAAGCTCTGGTGATTATGACAAGCTAGAAGTACTTACCGACCGTGGAAACGATGCGATTTACACGCTAGGTGGACGCTCCTTCTCCATCTGGAACGCAGATACAATGGAACTTGTGTTTGACAGCGGCAGTGAGTTTGAAGAAATTACAGCTGATCGTTATCCAGACTTCTTTAACTGGTCAAATGATGATGATGTATTTGAGAAGCGTAGTGCCAAAAAAGGACCTGAACCAGAAGATATCAAAGTAGGGATGATTGGAAACGAGCTTTATGCATTTATCGGCTTAGAACGCATTAGTGGTGTGATGACTTACAATATTTCCAACCCCGCAAATGCAACATTCGCCAACTATTTAAATACGAGAGATTTTTCACAAGCAGTTAGCGGGGATGTCGCTCCAGAAGGACTATCCTTTATCCCTGCAGAGGACAGCCCCACTAAGAAACCATTGTTATTAATTGGAAATGAAGTAAGTGGAACAGTTGCTGGTAATGAATATCAAGTAGATCCGTTGATTCCAATTGATTCGATTGAACTGAATCAAACTACTATCAGCATGGAAGTTGGACAGACCTTCCAGCTGGAAGCTTCTATCCTGCCAGAAAATACAACAGACAACAAGGAATTAACTTGGAAGAGCTCTAATACAGACGTCGTATCTGTAAATGAAGAGGGACTTGCAACTGGGCTAACAGAAGGAACAGCAACTATTTTAGTAGAAACAGCAGATAAACAGAATCAAGCTGAAGCAACTATTACTGTAAAAGAGCAACAAGTAGCTGAAGAAGAAACGCCAATAGATACACCTGATGACGATGATAAGGTAACGTTGCCAGCGGAGTCAACAGATGAAGATAACGGAATTTCGGAAGAAGGACCAGTTGAGAATGTTGCTGACGAAACAGTAGATCAACCAGAAGATTCCCTAGTGAACAAGGATACTACTGATAATTCTTTAGAAGAAAATACAACAGGAAACCAACTACCCGATACAGCAACAGCTAACTATTCATGGTTACTATTGGGTTCCATATTATTAGTAATTGGTGGAAGCAGTTATCTTCTAATTTACCGATATAAAAAGGCTAAAACTACTTAA
- a CDS encoding ArsR/SmtB family transcription factor: MNLDIQQFKADFFKALAHPLRIKILEILAQGDKSVNEILELLELEGSAVSQQLSILRSKNIVIGNKDGNRVIYSLRDPAIIELLSVAKKIFNNHLIDTITILDKVNEMVK; the protein is encoded by the coding sequence TTGAATCTTGATATTCAACAATTTAAGGCAGATTTTTTTAAAGCGCTAGCCCATCCTTTACGAATTAAAATTTTAGAAATTCTAGCACAAGGGGATAAAAGTGTAAATGAAATTCTCGAGCTTTTAGAGTTGGAAGGCTCAGCTGTTTCCCAACAATTAAGTATCCTGCGCTCTAAAAATATTGTTATCGGGAACAAAGATGGCAATCGAGTCATTTACTCTCTTAGAGATCCAGCAATCATTGAACTTCTTTCAGTTGCTAAAAAAATCTTTAATAATCATTTGATTGATACCATTACCATTTTAGATAAGGTAAATGAAATGGTAAAATGA